In Stegostoma tigrinum isolate sSteTig4 chromosome 33, sSteTig4.hap1, whole genome shotgun sequence, one genomic interval encodes:
- the LOC125467312 gene encoding UDP-glucuronosyltransferase 2A1-like, with translation MLFVHNMDCLVWKSRFQTAYALYIFFILSFSITQGVNILVVPIDGSHWVNMRILIEELTPRGHNITVLYASPSLYIKEKPDLNKYIVVEMQRNASENTSAEVIQNFVKNALEALQNGYDSYAFLNEIMSFLWNCHIWTREFIVAIFENKHLLRQLETAHFDLVLTDPAFPTGSIVAYYLKLPVVYNVRWVTTGEAHFLTAPSPLSYVPTHGLKLSDKMNFLQRTQNVCQNLVQSLIANIVFQALYNDLCYHYLGPDTDIETVLLRADVWLMRVDFIFEFPRPTMPNIVYIGGFQCKPSKPLPLEFEEFVQSSGDHGIIVMSLGTIVSSLPMHITMQIAEAFAQVPQKVIWRYDGNIPPNIGNNTLLAKWIPQNDLLGHPKTRAFIAHGGTNGVYEAIYHGVPVVGMPLLFDQFDNLLRLEIRGAAKVINVATMRSTDLLQALNEVIHNTSYRENMQKLSALHRDQPETPMERAIFWIEYVARHKGAAHLRSESYQLPWYIYYCVDVMIFLLSLFLIVIALTVLLLKKLCNISWIKKQKIH, from the coding sequence ATGCTATTTGTTCACAATATGGATTGTCTTGTATGGAAAAGCAGGTTCCAGACTGCATATGCTCTCTATATTTTCTTCATCCTATCTTTCTCAATTACCCAAGGAGTTAATATATTGGTTGTTCCAATTGATGGAAGTCACTGGGTCAATATGAGGATTCTAATTGAAGAGCTGACACCACGTGGGCACAATATCACTGTGCTTTATGCCTCACCATCTTTGTACATTAAAGAGAAGCCTGATCTGAATAAATACATTGTGGTTGAAATGCAAAGAAATGCGAGTGAAAATACCAGTGCAGAAGTTATCCAGAATTTCGTAAAAAATGCACTAGAAGCTTTACAGAATGGTTATGACTCTTATGCATTTCTTAATGAAATAATGTCTTTTCTGTGGAACTGTCACATTTGGACACGAGAGTTTATTGTTGCaatttttgaaaacaaacatttgttAAGACAACTTGAAACTGCGCACTTTGACTTAGTACTAACAGATCCTGCTTTTCCTACAGGTTCAATCGTGGCTTATTATTTAAAACTCCCAGTGGTGTACAATGTTCGATGGGTCACCACTGGAGAAGCTCATTTTTTAACTGCCCCATCACCACTGTCTTATGTACCAACCCATGGCCTAAAATTGTCAGATAAAATGAATTTTCTTCAAAGAACACAAAATGTATGTCAAAATCTGGTTCAATCACTCATCGCAAACATTGTATTTCAGGCTTTATATAATGATCTCTGCTATCACTATCTGGGCCCAGATACAGACATTGAGACTGTTCTCCTGAGGGCAGATGTGTGGCTGATGAGAGTAGAttttatatttgaatttccaagaCCCACCATGCCAAATATTGTTTATATTGGAGGATTCCAGTGTAAACCATCCAAGCCTTTACCTCTAGAGTTTGAAGAGTTTGTCCAGTCCTCGGGGGACCATGGGATTATTGTCATGTCACTGGGGACCATTGTTAGCTCTTTGCCAATGCATATTACAATGCAAATAGCAGAGGCCTTTGCTCAAGTACCTCAGAAAGTTATCTGGAGATATGATGGAAATATCCCTCCCAACATTGGAAATAATACGCTACTGGCGAAATGGATCCCTCAGAATGATCTACTCGGGCACCCAAAGACACGAGCCTTTATTGCTCACGGTGGCACCAATGGAGTTTATGAAGCCATCTATCATGGGGTGCCAGTAGTTGGAATGCCATTGCTTTTTGACCAGTTTGATAATTTACTCCGACTTGAAATCCGAGGTGCAGCAAAAGTGATTAATGTTGCAACCATGCGGTCAACAGATCTATTGCAGGCACTGAATGAGGTTATACATAACACCTCTTATCGGGAGAACATGCAAAAACTCTCTGCACTGCACAGAGACCAACCCGAGACTCCGATGGAGAGAGCTATTTTCTGGATTGAGTATGTTGCTCGACACAAAGGGGCAGCACATTTACGTTCAGAGTCTTACCAACTCCCCTGGTACATTTACTATTGTGTAGATGTGATGATCTTTCTGTTGTCATTGTTCCTCATAGTTATAGCGCTGACAGTCCTACTATTGAAAAAGCTTTGCAACATTTCTTGGATTAAAAAGCAAAAAATTCATTAA